The window GTGGACCAGGTCGATGTCGGCGGGCGAGCGGACGAAGGACAGGGCGATGAAGTCGACGCCCAGCTCGAGGGCGAACTCGAGGTCCTCGATGTCCTTCTCGGACATCGCCGGCACCGAGACGTCCATGCCGGGCAGGGAGACGCCCTTGTTGTTGCTGACGGGACCGCCCTCGGTCACCTCGCAGACCACGTCCGGGCCCTCGACGCCCTTGACCACCAGGCCGACCTTGCCGTCGTCGACGAGCAGCCGGTCGCCGGGCTTGGCGTCCTTCGCCAGGCCCTTGTAGGTGGTCGAGACGCGGTCGTGGGTGCCCGCGACGTCCTCGACGGTGATCCGGACGACATCGCCGGTGTGCCACTCGACCGGGCCACCGGCGAAGGTGCCGAGCCGGATCTTCGGGCCCTGCAGGTCGGCGAGGATGCCGACCGCCCGGCCGCTTTCGGCGGCCGCGGTCCGGATGAGGTCGTAGACCTCCTTGTGGTCGCTGTGGCTGCCGTGGCTGAAGTTCATCCTGGCCACGTCCATGCCAGCGTCGACGAGGGCCCGCATCTTCTCCGGCGTAGCGGTGGCAGGGCCCAGGGTACAAACGATCTTCGCGCGTCGGCTCACGTTCGCATAGCGTAGTCCCTCTCCGCGCGTTCGTCTGTACCGATCCCGAAAAGTTCAGAGAAACTGTTCAGAAACCTGCGGGGTCAGGGGACGCCGTGACAACCGGGGCTAGCCCCCGAAAGCCGCTAACGGCGCGGCTGCTCGCTGGGCCCGACCCGGTCACGGGCCCATTCGTTGAACTCGCGCAACTGCCGCCACGCCTTCCGGACCCGGTCGAGCGCACCCCGCTCGTGCAGGACGTCGTCGGGCTCCCAGCCGCGGATCGCGTACACCGAGCGGTAGCGCAGCAGGTCGAGGCGGGGGTGGTCGGCGTCGAAGCCGCGGGGCTTCGACTTCAGCCGGTCGCCCCGGATCTCCCAGCCGGTCTTCTCGAGCTTCTTCAGGATCTTCGCCAGCGCTTCGCCGTGCAGCTCCGTGTCGACGGCCGTGCGGAAGCGGGCGATCTGGTCGGAGGCCAGGTGGAAGCAGCCGCCGCCGACGCGCAGACCCTCCGGGCCCACCTCGACGTAGTACGCGCCGCCACCACGGCCCTGCTCGACCACTGCGCCACAGTGGGTCTTGTACGGCGTCTTGTCCTTGGCGAAGCGGACGTCGCGGTAGGGGCGGAACACCTTGGGCTCGCCGAAGCCGTCGGAGAACTCCGGGGCGAGCTCGGCGAGCAGCGCCTCCATCGGGGCCCGGACGTCGGACTTGTAGGTCTCGACGTGGTCGTCCCAGTAGGGCTTGGAGTTGTCCTCCACGAGGCCGTCGTAGAAGTCGACGGCGTACTCGCCGAATCCGCTGAACGTCACGACGGGGACGATAATCGGGGGCACCGACAAGTTCTGCCGGTGCCCCCGTGAGGTGCTACTTCGCGACGGCCGTGATCAGCTCGCCGTTGGTGGTGTCACCGGACAGCTCCCAGACCATCGCGCCGCCGAGGCCCTGCTGCTTGGCGTAGGACATCTTCCCGCCGATCGTCGACGGGGTGTCGTAGCTCCACCAGTTGCTGCCGCACTTGGCGTACGCGGTGCCGGCGACCGTGCCGGTCGACGGGCAGGACGTCTTGAGCACCTTGTAGTCCTCGATGCCCTGCTCGTACTTGCCCGCCGCCGGGCCGGTCGCGGTGCCGCCCGGGGCGCTCTGCGTGACGCCGGTCCAGCCGCGGCCGTAGAAGCCGATGCCCAGCAGCAGCTTGCTGGACGGCACGCCCTTGCTCTTCAGCTTCTGGATCGCCGCGTCGGCGTAGAAGCCGGCCGTCGGGATGCCGTTGTAGCTGGTCAGCGGCGAGTGCGGGGCGGTCGGGCCCTGCGCGGCCCAGGCGCCGAAGTAGTCGTAGGTCATGACGTTGTACCAGTCGACGTACTGCGCGGCGCCGCCGTAGTCGGCCGCGTCGAGCTTGCCGCCGCCGGTGCCGTCGGCGGTGATCGCCGAGGTGACGAGCTTCGAGCCGAACTTGGCGCGCAGCGCGGCCATCAGGTTCTTGTACGCCGCGGCACCGCTGGTGTCGCAGCTCAGGCCGCAGGAGTTGGGGTACTCCCAATCGATGTCGATGCCGTCGAAGACGCCGGCCCAGCGCGGGTCGTTGACCAGGTTGTAGCAGGAGTTCGCGAACGCCGCGGGGTTCTGCGCGGCCTGCCCGAAGCCGCCCGACCATGTCCAGCCGCCGAACGACCAGATGACCTTCAGGCCGGGGTGCTTGGCCTTGAGCTTCTTGAGCTGGTTGAAGCTGCCGGCGAGGGGCTGGTCCCAAGTGTCGGCGACGCCGTCGACGCTGCCCGCGGCGTCGTAGGTCTTCTGGTAGTCCGCGTAGGCGTCGCCGATCGCGCAGCCGCCGTTCGTCACGTTGCCGAACGCGTAGTTGATGTGGGTCAGCTTGCTCGCCGAGCCCGACGTCTCGATGTTCTTGACGTGGTAGTTGCGGTCGTAGACACCCCAGTCGGTGAAGTAGCCGACGACCTTGCCGACCGAGGCCTGCGTGGCTTCGGTGGCGGCGGTGGCCACCGGGGCGGTCGCGGCTCCCGCGACCAGGCCCGCGGCGGCGGCTACGGCCAGCAGCGCCGAGAAGCTCTTCCTGCGGAAACGGGACATGCTTTCTCCCTTCGGAGAATTACTCACGGCGACGGAGCCGGAGTGGTGGGGACCACACCACCGTAAGTGGACTAGACCATTAGGTCAATGGTTCAGACCAGATTGGCCGAGTGTGCATGCCTTGACAGGAATATGCGGGGCGAGCACCTTTCAGGGGTGATGCAGACGTTCGAGGTGCTGGCCGAACCCCGCCGCCGCACGATCCTGGACCTGCTGCGCGCCGGCGAGCGCTCGGTCGGCGAGCTGGTCGACGAGCTTTCGCTCAGCCAGCCCGCGGTGTCGAAGCACCTGCGGGTGCTGCGGGAGGCCGGGCTCGTGACGGTCCGGGTGGCGGCGCAGCGGCGGTGCTACGCGCTGCGGCCGGAGCCCTTGGCCGAAGTGGACGCCTGGCTCGCGCCCTACCGCCAGTTCTGGTCGGACCGGCTCGACGCGCTGGAGCGCCGGTTGGACGAGACCGACCCGCGCTGACGAGCCGCTTCGACGTGGCGTTACGCCTGGGGCTCCCCAGCCGGTTCGAACGCGATGCCCGCGGCCGCCGCGCGGCGCTCGCCCCACTCGTACAACGCCGTCAGCGCCGGCCGGAGCTCCTCCCCCACCTCCGTCAGGTGGTACTCCACGTGCGGCACCCGGCCGTCGAGCTCGAGGCGCCGCACGATCCCGTCCGCCGCCAGCTCGCGCAGCTGCTGGGTCAGCATCTTCTCGCTCACCCCCGGCATGCGGCGCCGCAGTTCGCCGTAGCGGTGCGCGCCTTCCTTGAGGTGCGCGAGGATCACCGGCTTCCACTTGCCGCCGATCAGGTCGACCGCCAGCTCCACCGCGCAGTGGTATCGCTTCATCCCGCTCTCCCTACGCACCGGAAAGTACGTGGTTGCCCGGCCGGGCCGCCCCTGGTTGCCTGACCGGGTGATCGTGCCAGAAACCCCGCCGACCCCCACCCTCTACCACTGGGCGGGCGGCCACGAAGCCCTCGTGAAGCTGCTGACGATCTTCTACGGCCACGTCCTGGAAGACCCGCTGCTCGAGCCCGTGTTCCGCGGCATGGACCCGGACCACCCGAAGCACGTCGCGGTCTGGCTCGGCGAGGTGTTCGGCGGGCCGGCCGACTACTCCGCGAGCCACGGCGGCCACGCCCACATGGTCGGGCGCCACCTCGGCCGCGGCATCACGGAGGAGCAGCGCCGCCGGTGGGTGAACCTGCTGCTCGACGCCGCCGACGAGGCCGGCCTGCCCGGTGACCCCGAGTTCCGCGCCGCCCTCGCCGGCTACCTCGAGTGGGGCAGCCGCCTGGCCGTCGTGTTCTCGGCCCCCGGCGCCGAGCCGGACCTCCACGAACCGGTGCCGCGCTGGGACTGGCCGATGCCGCCCTGGCAGCCACCCGCGCCGTAGCCGTCCTGGCCGCACTCGCCCGGACCTGAGACGCCACGAGGGGCACCTTTATGGCGGTGAAAGCCATGAAGGTGCCCCTCATGCGCGCAGACTCAGCCGAAGAAGACTTCGGCTTCCTCGTAGCGCTCGACCGGGACCGTCTTCAGCTCGGCGGTCGCCTCGGAGAGCTTCACGCGGACGATGTCCGTGCCCTTCAGGGCGACCATCACGCCGAAGTCGCCGTCCGCCACCGCGTCGACGGCGTGGAGGCCGAAGCGGGTCGCGAGGACGCGGTCGTAGGCCGTCGGGGTGCCGCCGCGCTGGACGTGGCCCAGGACCACCGCGCGGGACTCCTTGCCGGTGCGGTGGGCGATCTCGTCGGCCAGCCAGGTGCCGATGCCGCCGAGGCGGACGTGCCCGAAGGCGTCCTTCTCGCCGGTGAGCAGCTTCTCCTCGCCGCCCTCGGGCAGCGCGCCCTCGGCGACGACGATGATCGGCGCGAACTCCTTCTCGAAGCGGCGCTCGACCCAGGAGACGACCTGGTCGACGTCGAACTGCCGCTCCGGCACCAGGATCACGCTCGCGCCGCCGGCGAGGCCGGAGTGCAGCGCGATCCAGCCGGCGTGGCGGCCCATGACCTCGACGACCAGCGCACGGTGGTGCGACTCGGCCGTGGTGTGCAGCCGGTCGATCGCCTCGGTCGCGATGGAGACCGCGGTGTCGAAGCCGAACGTGTAGTCGGTGGCGCCCAGGTCGTTGTCGATCGTCTTGGGCACGCCCACGACGCCGACGCCGTCGTCCGTGAGCCGCTTCGCGACGCCGAGGGTGTCCTCGCCGCCGATCGCGATCAGCGCGTCGACGCCCTGGTCGGCCAGGACCTGCTTGATCTTCTCGACGCCGCCGTCGACCTTGTACGGGTTGGTGCGCGAGGACCGCAGGATGGTGCCGCCGCGGGTGAGGATGTCCTCGACGTCATTGAGGCCGAGCGGGCGGCTGTCCCCGGTCAGCGGGCCGTTCCAGCCGTTCCGGAAGCCCACGAAGTCCCAGCCGTGGACCTCGATGCCCTTACGCACCACCGCGCGGATCACCGCGTTGAGCCCCGGGCAGTCGCCGCCGCCGGTCAGCACACCGACACGCATGAGAAGCCTCCGTCTGTTCTCTGGAGATGGCAGTCACATTTCGTCGAGAGCCAGCGTAGCGGCAAACGTCTTGATCGGTGCAGCCCGGACCACGTGCCGCATCGGTCCGGCTCCGGGCTGTGCTACCTTGGCTGCGTGCAGCGCTATTTCTGGTTTACGAAGCCGGCCCCGGGTGGGCACGGCGGCGTGAACCTGCGCTGACCGCCACCCCGAGCCGGATCTCCCAACCGGCTCGGCGAATCCTCCGCGGGTCGGTGTCCACCAGGAAGGACCACCCCCGCGATGACTCTCTCGGCCGGACCCGCCACGATCGGCGATCTCGACGCCGCGCGCACGACGTCGATCAGTCCGCTCATCTCGCCCGCGCTGCTACGCGAAGACCATCCGGTCGACGCCGCGGTCGCCAAGGTCGTGCGGCAGGGCCGCGCGGAAACGGTCGACATCCTCGAAGGCCGGGACGACCGGCTGCTCGTGGTCGTCGGCCCGTGCTCGGTGCACGACCCGGAAGCCGCCCTCGACTACGCCCGCAAGCTGGCCGCCAAGGCCGACGAGCTGCACGCGGACCTGCACGTCGTCATGCGCGTGTACTTCGAGAAGCCGCGCACCACGCTGGGCTGGAAGGGCCTGATCAACGACCCGGACCTGGACGGGACGTTCGCCGTCAACAAGGGGCTGCGGCTGGCGCGCAAGCTGCTGCTCGACGTCTCCGGGCTCGGCCTGCCGGTCGGGTGCGAGTTCCTCGACCCGATCACGCCGCAGTTCATCAGCGACATCGTGACGTGGGGGTCGATCGGCGCGCGGACCGCGGCGAGCCAGGTGCACCGCCAGCTGTGCAGCGCGCTGTCGATGCCGGTGGGCATCAAGAACTCGACCGAGGGCGACGTCCAGGTGGCGGTCGACGCGACGCGTGCGGCCGCGGCGAGCCACGTGTTCCCGGGCATCAGCACCGACGGCCTGGCGGCGCTGCTCACGACGGCCGGCAACCCGGACTGCCACGTGATCCTGCGCGGCCACAACGCCGGCCCGAACTACGACGCGGCAACGGTGGCGGACACGCTGGCGCGGCTGGCGAAGTCGGGGCTGCCGGAGCGCGTGATCATCGACGCGAGCCACGGCAACAGCGGCAAGGACCACGTGCGCCAGGGCGAAGTGGTGCGCGAGCTGGCGGCACGGATCGGCGCCGGCGAGCGCGGGATCAGCGGGCTGATGATGGAGAGCTTCCTCGCGGCCGGGCGGCAGGACCTTGCGCTGGGGCACCCGGAGAAGCTGACGTACGGCCAGTCGATCACGGACGCCTGCCTGGCGTGGGACGACACGGCCCCGCTGCTGGACGAGCTGGCCGCGGCGGTGCGGGCGCGCCGCTGAGAGGTCCCCGGCCTGGGGGTCCCCCGGTTTTCACGTTACCGGGGACCCCCGACGGTTTCGGGCCGTCAGCGCAGCAGCGGCAGCCATCCGACCAGCCGGTCGACGCGCTTGCGCGGGCCGTGCAGGGCGACGCCGACGCTGTCGAGGCCCGCGGTGGGCGTGGCCGCCATCCTGGCCGTGTACTCCTCGTAGGTGCGGCAGCTCTGGGCGAGCGCGCTGAAGGCGACGAAGAAGAGTTCGCTGTCTTCGGCGGCCGCCCGGACGATGGCGGCGATCTCCTCGCGCGAGGCCGTCAGGATCGGCAGCGGCACGTGGATGATCCCCGGATGCGCGACGCCGTCGGCGTCCTCGACGTCGGCCCCGACGAGCCCCTCGACCCGGTGCCCGAGGGTCACCGACAGGACGCCCGCGGCGTTGGCCGCCAAGCCCACGGGCAGCTCCGCGCCGACCACGATCGCGCACTTGTGCCGAGCCTTCACTTCCGGCTCCCGAGGAAAACGCCGGCGAGCACGACGGCCCCGCCGAGCAGCTGAGAAAGGGCCAAGCTCTCCCCGGCAAGCACCACGGCCCAGCCGAGACCTGCCACCGGGACCACGTTGAGCAGGTTGACCGCGACGCTCGGCTCCAGCCCGCGGAGTCCGTGGTTGTACAGCAGGAAAGCCGCCACCGAGCAGAAGACCGCGAGGAAGCCGATCCGCAGCAGGGTTCCTCCGGTCGGGACGCTCCAGCGGCCCGTCTCCGTCAGCGACAGCAGGACGAAACCGCCCGCGCCCGCCAACGTCTGGTAGTACGTGACCACGATCGGCGAGGCGCCGGAACGGTCCCGGCGTACGACCAGGTTGTAGGCCGCCCAGGCGACGCCGCCGGCGACCAGCAGCACGTCGCCCCACAGCCGGTGTCCCCCGCCGGAGTGCTCCCGCACGACCAGCCAGACCCCGGCGAGAGCCACCAGCATGCCCACCAGCCGGACCGGGGAGAACGCGGCGCGGCCGGACAAGACCAGCGTGATGATCGGGTAGGCGGCGACGATCAGCGTCGCGTCGGACGCGGTCGCCAGGTCGACGCCGGCGTTTTCCAGCGCGAAGTACGCCGTGATCCCGAGCAGGCCGGCGCCCCCGATGGACAAGCGCTGCCGGGCGGATGGCTGAGGAGAACGGCGCGCCGCGATGCCGAGAACGAGCGCGGCGAGGACGAACCGCAGCGCGCCGAGGGTCATCGGCGGGATCTCCGCCAGTGCGACTTTGGTGACCGCGAACGAGCTGCTCCAGATCAGCGCGGCGGCCAGGACGGCGGCCACGCAGCGGCCACGCGTTTCTGTGATCATGGCGTGAGACTAGGCAGCGAACGGACAGAGTCCGAAGAACATCGTGTTGGATTCGGCAACTCACGCGGAACGCCGAATTGCACACCAGTACGAGGAAAGCGCGGGCGAGATGGACGAACTGGATTCGGCGCTGCTGACCCTCCTGCAGGAGGACGCCAAGCAGACCAACAAGGAGCTGGCCCGCAAGCTGCACATCGCGCAGTCGACGTGCCTGGAACGGGTGCGGGACCTGACCCGGCGCGGGATCGTGCGCGGGCACCACGTCGACGTCGACCTGAAGAAGATCGGCCGTCCGGTGCAGGCGATGGTCGCGGTGCGGCTGCGTCCGCCCGACCGGGCCGTGATCGAGTCGTTCCGCGCGTTCGTGGCGGGGCTGCCCGAGGTGCTGTCGGTGTTCGTGATGTCCGGCAGCGACGACTTCCTGCTGCACATCGCGGTCGCCGACAACGACCACCTGAGTGGGTTCGTCCTCGACCGGCTGACCCAGCGCAAGGAGATCGTCGACGTCCGGACGTCGGTGATCTTCAGTCACGTCCGCCGCACCGTGGTAACGCCGGTGGTGCCCGACGCGTGAGCGTCAGCGGCGGTGGAAGTACTCCTCGATGACTTCCCAGCGCGCGAGGTTGTGCTTCGCGTCCGCGAGGGCGTCGTGCTGGTCGGTGGGGGCCGACGGCAGCTTCGGCTTGCCCGCGTCCTCCCACCGCTGGCGCAGGTCCCGCGTGAAGCGCGGCAGTTGCCGCGGCAACGCCGGCATCGGACCCCACAGCTGGGCGAGCGCGACGTGGTCGTACGCGGCGAACCACGCCCACAGCTCGATCCCACCCGGGGGCTTGCCGAAGAACTCCAGCAGGTCGGCGCGGATCTTCTCGCGGCTGCGCCACGCTTTGTCGGCGGGCGACGGCAGCTTGTCCAGGACGTTGTCCCGGACCCACTGCCCGGCCTTCGAGGGATCGAACTCGGTCGAAACCGCGTAGAACTCGCGGCCCCGCTCGTCAACGACACCGATGGACACCAGGTCGATGGTCACGCCGTCTTCGATGAACTCGGTGTCGTAGAAAAAACGCACCGGTGAACCCTAGTGGTGCGTCAGCCGACCTTGGACTCGGGCACCCGGGCCGCGTCCTGGGCGGTCGGCTGGGCGGGCACCTTCGGCTTCAGCCCGGCGGCTTCGGCGGCCAGCAGTTCCTTGGCCTTGGCCGCGTAGATGTCGACGTACTCCTGGCCGGACAGCTCCATCAGCGCGTACATGATCTCGTCCGTGATGGACCGCTCGATGAAGCGGTCACCGGCGAGACCTTCGTAGCGCGAGAAGTCGAGCGGCTTGCCGAAGCGGACTTCGAGGCGCCGCGGCCACCACATCTTGGAGCCGATCGGGTTGACCTTGTCCGTGCCGATCATCGCCACCGGGACGACGACGCCGCCGGACTCCAGCGCGATCCGGGCGACGCCGGTCTTGCCCTTGTACAGGCGGCCGTCCGGGGAGCGGGTGCCCTCGGGGTAGATGCCGAGCAGGTGGCCGGCCTTGACCAGGCGGATCGCCGTGTCGAGCGCGGCCTGCGCGGCGTTGCCGCCGGAGCGGTCGATCGGGAACTGGCCGACGCCGGTGAAGAACCACTTCTTGAGCAGGCCCTTGAAGCCGGGCTCGGTGAAGTACTCGGACTTGGCCGGGAAGGTCACCTTGCGCTTGACGCGCAGCGGCATGAAGAACGAGTCCGCGACCGCCAGGTGGTTGCCGGCCAGGATCGCGCCGCCGGTCTCCGGGATGTTCTCCGCGCCGACGACCTTGGTCGGCCACAGCGTCTTGAGCAGCGGTCCGATGAATACCCACTTCATGAGCCAGTACAGCACCGGTGCCTCAGTCCTCCATCGCAGCTCAACCCCTGTCACCCGCGACGGCCAGCCTACGAACCCCGGTGGCCGCCGCACAACGGAGACCACCCGGTTACCACCCGGCAGCGATCGATCTCACAGGGAATTCCGGGTCCGGGCGGAGCCCCACAACGCCCGCGAGCCGTGAGAGCATGGACGAATCCACCGCTCACACGGAAGGCGATCGCATGGGCGTGCTCGCCGGCGCGGAACCGTTCGGCCACACCGGTTCGGCCGAGACCGGGTTCCTGCTCTGCCACGGGTTCACCGGTACCCCGGCGAGCATGCGGGCCTGGGGTGACCACCTGGCCGGGGCCGGGTTCACCGTGCGCTGCCCGCTGCTGCCCGGCCACGGCACCCGCTGGCCGGATCTCAACCGCACGACGTGGGAAGACTGGTACGGCGCCGTCCGCGAGGCGCTGCTCGCGCTGCTCTCGACGTGCAAGACGGTGTTCGTCGGCGGCCTTTCGATGGGCGGGACGCTCACCCTGCGCCTGGCCGAGGAGTTCGGCGACCGGATCGCCGGGATCGTCCTGGTCAACCCGTCGGTGACCCGGCTGAAGTGGGACACGCGGCTGCTGCCGGTGCTGGGCCGGATCGTGCCGTCGGTGCCGGCGATCGCGAACGACATCAAGAAGCCGGGCGAGACGGAGCTGGCCTACCCGCGCACGCCGGTGCGCGCCGCGGCGAGCCTGGCGAAGCTGTGGGCGCTCGTGCGCGCGGACCTGGGCAAGGTCACGCAGCCGGTGCTGCTGCTGCACTCGTCGGTCGACCACGTCGTCGAGCCGGTCAACTCGCAGCTGGTGCTGCGGGGCGTCTCGAGCACCGACGTCACCGAGGTCGTGCTGGAGAACAGCTACCACGTCGCGACGCAGGACAACGACGCCGAGGTGATCTTCACGCGCAGCGTCGAGTTCGCGAAGGCGCATGCCGCACAGCCCGAGGAGACCGCATGAGCCGGGGGAAGGACGGGCCGGAGGACGTCGACGCGACGTTCGCCGAGATCGTCGCCGACCTGCGCGCGGACGGGTTCGGGCTCCCCGAAGAAGACACTGCCGACACCGCGGACACCGCCGAGGCGGCCGGCGGCGCCGAGAGCGAGTCGCGCCGGACGCCGGACCGGCCCGCCGAGCCGCCGGCCGTGGACACCCCGCCGGAGCCCGGCTGGCGGTCCGGGGGCACGTCGTGGGACGCGACGATGTTCTCCGACGACCCGGCGGGCGACGACGAGCACTACGTCCCGCCGGAGCCGCCGCCGCTGCCGCGGCCGAAGATGGGCGCGTTCCTCATCCTGCTGCTGTTCCTGGCCGGGCTGTTCCTGCTGATCCTGCCGAACGCGATCGGCGTGGGCCCGACGGTGGCGACCCCGCTGGGCATCCTCGCGCTCGCGACGTCGATCGCGTTGCTGCTGCTCCGCGTGCGCCAGGGGCCGCCGCCCGGCGCCGACCCCAGCAACGGCGCCCAGGTCTGATCCGACGGCGATGCACATCGAGTTCAGCCCTTCGCGGCGATCGACCGTCGGCGCGGAATGGGAACTCGGCCTGGTCGACCGGCGCAGCGGCGAGCTGTCCTCGGTCGCCGAGCAGATCCTCGAGGCCGTCCGCCCCGACGGCCCGGCCGAGCACCCGAAGATCAAGCAGGAGCTGCTGCTCAACACCATCGAGGTCACCACCGGCGTCTGCGACACGATCGCCGAGGCCAAGGCCGACCTGGCGGAGTCCCTCGACGTCCTGCACGGGGTCGCCGACCCGCTCGGCGTCGAGATGTTCTCGGCCGGGACGCACCCGTTTTCGAACTGGTACCAGCAGAAGGTCACGGACAAGGAGCGGTACGCGAAGCTGATCGACCGGACCCAGTGGTGGGGACGGCAGATGCTGATCTACGGCGTGCACGTCCACGTCGGGGTCGACCACCGCGACAAGGTGCTGCCGATCCTCGACGCGCTGCTCAACTACGCGCCGCACCTGCAGGCGCTCTCGGCGTCTTCGCCGTACTGGGGCGCCGAGGACACCGGGTACGCGTCGAACCGGGCGCTGATGTTCCAGCAGCTGCCGACGGCCGGGCTGCCGTTCCAGTTCCGGAAGTGGGCCGAGCTGGAGAGCTACGTCGAGGACATGTTCACCACCGGCGTGATCGACCACTTCTCGGAGATCCGCTGGGACATCCGGCCGGCGCCGCACCTGGGCACCATCGAGATGCGCGTCTGCGACGGGCTGCCGACGCTGGAGGAGGTCGGCGCGATCGCGGCGCTGACGCAGTGCCTGGTCGACGACTTCAGCGAGCGCCTCGACGACGGCGAGATCTTGCCGACGCTGCCGCCGTGGCACGTCCAGGAGAACAAGTGGCGCGCGGCGCGCTACGGCACGGACGCGATCATCATCCTGGACGCGGCCGGGCGCGAGCGGCTCGTCACCGACGACGTCGCCGACCTGCTGGACCGGCTCGACCCGGTGGCGCGGCGGCTGGACTGCGTCGCCGAGCTGCGCGACGTCGAGACGATCTTGAAGTACGGGCCGAGCTACCGGCGGCAGCGGGCGGTCGCGGAACAGCACAAGGGCAGCCTCAAGGCCGTGATGGCGTCCCTGGTCGCGGAGATGCGCGACGGGATCTTGAAGGACTAGAGCTCGTCGAGCTGACTGCGGAGCGTGCCCGGGCCGAGGATCGACGCGCCGAGGGCTTCGACGCGCCTTTTCAGCTCAC of the Amycolatopsis sp. NBC_01488 genome contains:
- a CDS encoding DUF2461 domain-containing protein is translated as MTFSGFGEYAVDFYDGLVEDNSKPYWDDHVETYKSDVRAPMEALLAELAPEFSDGFGEPKVFRPYRDVRFAKDKTPYKTHCGAVVEQGRGGGAYYVEVGPEGLRVGGGCFHLASDQIARFRTAVDTELHGEALAKILKKLEKTGWEIRGDRLKSKPRGFDADHPRLDLLRYRSVYAIRGWEPDDVLHERGALDRVRKAWRQLREFNEWARDRVGPSEQPRR
- a CDS encoding glycoside hydrolase family 18 protein → MSRFRRKSFSALLAVAAAAGLVAGAATAPVATAATEATQASVGKVVGYFTDWGVYDRNYHVKNIETSGSASKLTHINYAFGNVTNGGCAIGDAYADYQKTYDAAGSVDGVADTWDQPLAGSFNQLKKLKAKHPGLKVIWSFGGWTWSGGFGQAAQNPAAFANSCYNLVNDPRWAGVFDGIDIDWEYPNSCGLSCDTSGAAAYKNLMAALRAKFGSKLVTSAITADGTGGGKLDAADYGGAAQYVDWYNVMTYDYFGAWAAQGPTAPHSPLTSYNGIPTAGFYADAAIQKLKSKGVPSSKLLLGIGFYGRGWTGVTQSAPGGTATGPAAGKYEQGIEDYKVLKTSCPSTGTVAGTAYAKCGSNWWSYDTPSTIGGKMSYAKQQGLGGAMVWELSGDTTNGELITAVAK
- a CDS encoding ArsR/SmtB family transcription factor, translating into MQTFEVLAEPRRRTILDLLRAGERSVGELVDELSLSQPAVSKHLRVLREAGLVTVRVAAQRRCYALRPEPLAEVDAWLAPYRQFWSDRLDALERRLDETDPR
- a CDS encoding winged helix-turn-helix transcriptional regulator, which gives rise to MKRYHCAVELAVDLIGGKWKPVILAHLKEGAHRYGELRRRMPGVSEKMLTQQLRELAADGIVRRLELDGRVPHVEYHLTEVGEELRPALTALYEWGERRAAAAGIAFEPAGEPQA
- a CDS encoding group II truncated hemoglobin encodes the protein MIVPETPPTPTLYHWAGGHEALVKLLTIFYGHVLEDPLLEPVFRGMDPDHPKHVAVWLGEVFGGPADYSASHGGHAHMVGRHLGRGITEEQRRRWVNLLLDAADEAGLPGDPEFRAALAGYLEWGSRLAVVFSAPGAEPDLHEPVPRWDWPMPPWQPPAP
- a CDS encoding 6-phosphofructokinase, yielding MRVGVLTGGGDCPGLNAVIRAVVRKGIEVHGWDFVGFRNGWNGPLTGDSRPLGLNDVEDILTRGGTILRSSRTNPYKVDGGVEKIKQVLADQGVDALIAIGGEDTLGVAKRLTDDGVGVVGVPKTIDNDLGATDYTFGFDTAVSIATEAIDRLHTTAESHHRALVVEVMGRHAGWIALHSGLAGGASVILVPERQFDVDQVVSWVERRFEKEFAPIIVVAEGALPEGGEEKLLTGEKDAFGHVRLGGIGTWLADEIAHRTGKESRAVVLGHVQRGGTPTAYDRVLATRFGLHAVDAVADGDFGVMVALKGTDIVRVKLSEATAELKTVPVERYEEAEVFFG
- a CDS encoding 3-deoxy-7-phosphoheptulonate synthase, whose protein sequence is MTLSAGPATIGDLDAARTTSISPLISPALLREDHPVDAAVAKVVRQGRAETVDILEGRDDRLLVVVGPCSVHDPEAALDYARKLAAKADELHADLHVVMRVYFEKPRTTLGWKGLINDPDLDGTFAVNKGLRLARKLLLDVSGLGLPVGCEFLDPITPQFISDIVTWGSIGARTAASQVHRQLCSALSMPVGIKNSTEGDVQVAVDATRAAAASHVFPGISTDGLAALLTTAGNPDCHVILRGHNAGPNYDAATVADTLARLAKSGLPERVIIDASHGNSGKDHVRQGEVVRELAARIGAGERGISGLMMESFLAAGRQDLALGHPEKLTYGQSITDACLAWDDTAPLLDELAAAVRARR
- a CDS encoding DUF2000 domain-containing protein; translated protein: MKARHKCAIVVGAELPVGLAANAAGVLSVTLGHRVEGLVGADVEDADGVAHPGIIHVPLPILTASREEIAAIVRAAAEDSELFFVAFSALAQSCRTYEEYTARMAATPTAGLDSVGVALHGPRKRVDRLVGWLPLLR
- a CDS encoding DMT family transporter; translation: MITETRGRCVAAVLAAALIWSSSFAVTKVALAEIPPMTLGALRFVLAALVLGIAARRSPQPSARQRLSIGGAGLLGITAYFALENAGVDLATASDATLIVAAYPIITLVLSGRAAFSPVRLVGMLVALAGVWLVVREHSGGGHRLWGDVLLVAGGVAWAAYNLVVRRDRSGASPIVVTYYQTLAGAGGFVLLSLTETGRWSVPTGGTLLRIGFLAVFCSVAAFLLYNHGLRGLEPSVAVNLLNVVPVAGLGWAVVLAGESLALSQLLGGAVVLAGVFLGSRK
- a CDS encoding Lrp/AsnC family transcriptional regulator, coding for MDELDSALLTLLQEDAKQTNKELARKLHIAQSTCLERVRDLTRRGIVRGHHVDVDLKKIGRPVQAMVAVRLRPPDRAVIESFRAFVAGLPEVLSVFVMSGSDDFLLHIAVADNDHLSGFVLDRLTQRKEIVDVRTSVIFSHVRRTVVTPVVPDA
- a CDS encoding polyadenylate-specific 3'-exoribonuclease AS translates to MRFFYDTEFIEDGVTIDLVSIGVVDERGREFYAVSTEFDPSKAGQWVRDNVLDKLPSPADKAWRSREKIRADLLEFFGKPPGGIELWAWFAAYDHVALAQLWGPMPALPRQLPRFTRDLRQRWEDAGKPKLPSAPTDQHDALADAKHNLARWEVIEEYFHRR
- a CDS encoding lysophospholipid acyltransferase family protein; amino-acid sequence: MLYWLMKWVFIGPLLKTLWPTKVVGAENIPETGGAILAGNHLAVADSFFMPLRVKRKVTFPAKSEYFTEPGFKGLLKKWFFTGVGQFPIDRSGGNAAQAALDTAIRLVKAGHLLGIYPEGTRSPDGRLYKGKTGVARIALESGGVVVPVAMIGTDKVNPIGSKMWWPRRLEVRFGKPLDFSRYEGLAGDRFIERSITDEIMYALMELSGQEYVDIYAAKAKELLAAEAAGLKPKVPAQPTAQDAARVPESKVG